Part of the Leptospira yasudae genome is shown below.
TATTTATCCGGACCTTCTTTCGCGAAAGAAATCATACAAAAAGTTCCCACCATCGTAAGCATCGCGTCGAAAAACGAAGCGACCGCACGGAAAGTTCAGGAGATATTCAGTTTCTTATATTTCAGAACGTATTGGACTCCGGATGTGGTCGGGGTCGAAGTGGGCGGCTCCTTGAAGAACGTAATCGCATTGGCCGCGGGAGTGAGCGACGGACTCGGCTTCGGACAAAACACGAGAGCGGCTTTGATCACGAGAGGACTCAACGAAATCACGAAGATCGGTTTGAAGTTGGGTGCGGACCCGATGACATTTCTCGGCCCTTCCGGAATGGGGGATTTGATTTTGACTTGTTGCGGAGAACAATCACGCAATCGCACCGTCGGGTTTCGATTGGGAAAGGGAGAAACACTCGAACAAATTCTTTCCAGCATGAACGAAGTTGCCGAAGGAGTAAAGACGACGCAGAGCGCGTACGAACTTTCGCAGAAGTTGGGGATCGAGATGGCGATTACGAACGAGGTTTATAAAATGCTTTACGAAGGTAAGAATCCGAAAGAAGTTGTGAAAGACCTAATGAAACGCGATCTAAAGAGAGAAGGCGTTTCCGTCTGATCCACCTTGAAGCTTCTTTCCTCTAAATTCTTCCTTTGTCTGTTGTTCGGTCTTGTTTGTTCTTATTCCGTTGCGGCTCAGACAAAACAGGAGTTCGGATGGGCCAAAAGTGGCGACGGTTTTTCGTTCAATTTAAACGGAAGAACCGTTTTTCAATCGAACTCGGAAGTCACTTCCTTTCCCGATAGTTTAGGTCTATTAGAAAAATCTGATTTTCTATTCTTCGCCGGAGAATACTACGTTCTGAACAAGGACGTTCGGCGGTACGAGTCTCTGCTCAAACTTACAAATGGCGCGGAACCCGAACTTGTTTTGGGAGGAATTCTTTTAAGAATATTAAAAGAATTGAATTTTAATTCCAAAGAATCTTCCCGAGCGTCGCTTACACAATTCGTTAAAAATGAAAAAAATCCTTATCTCAGGGAACTTGCGGAAGGTTTTGATCTTGCGGTCTTCGAAAAGAAATCCCCCGAAAATCTGAAGTGTTCCCGAAAGAACGTTTATTATTCTCTTTGTAAAACCCTGCGTTTGAAAAAATATCTTTCCGATTTTTCACCCGAGGCTAAATCGCACGAACGGGAATATCTGAATTTAAACCGAACTCTCGCTCCGTTTTTGGAAGATCCCGAACTCAAATACATTCCGTTTTTGAGTAATTTCATTTTCAACATCGCGGATCAGCTTGCGGAACTCGGTCTTTCCAAAGAAGCCGTTCACTTTCAAAAGATTCTCATCATCTCCGAAAATTTGAGTGGAAGAATCATCGGATATTCGTACGAAAAGTTAGCGTATTTCTATTTGATAGGCGGGGATCTCGTCTCCGCCGAAAAGGTTTTGGATTATATTCTCAAATACCATCCGGACTTGCGGACTCCGTATAAGAATCATCTTTATCTAAAGTTGGGAACGATCGCGTATCTCAATCAGGAATATAAGAAATCCTTGGATTATTATTTGAATCTGGATTTTCTGGAATGGTCTTCCACGATTTTAAATCCGTTTTTAGGAGAACCGATTTCGATCAACAGCGCGCGGGATTTGATTTCGATGGCGATCTGGAGATCG
Proteins encoded:
- a CDS encoding NAD(P)H-dependent glycerol-3-phosphate dehydrogenase, producing the protein MKIGVIGSGSFGTALGSLLADKGYDVTLWCRNDSQVESINRDHVNNKHLPNFTLPEKLTASKDLRTVVEGKDMIVSSPPSHALTDILREIKTYLPEKVPIVSASKGIENGTLRLVSEIFESELPGKYHAYLSYLSGPSFAKEIIQKVPTIVSIASKNEATARKVQEIFSFLYFRTYWTPDVVGVEVGGSLKNVIALAAGVSDGLGFGQNTRAALITRGLNEITKIGLKLGADPMTFLGPSGMGDLILTCCGEQSRNRTVGFRLGKGETLEQILSSMNEVAEGVKTTQSAYELSQKLGIEMAITNEVYKMLYEGKNPKEVVKDLMKRDLKREGVSV